From Plasmodium cynomolgi strain B DNA, chromosome 9, whole genome shotgun sequence:
NNNNNNNNNNNNNNNNNNNNNNNNNNtttttttttttttttaaattatattcctcttcttctatttttccgcttcgtcaaaaatatgtattttatcAATCAACTTTTCTAACCTGTTTACATTTAGTCGATCTGTTCCAGTGCTGGCGGTCAACGTATTCTCCCAGTTGTGGTACACTTGcgtgtttttaatttgtttttctgttTGTTCTCTTTGCAGAAATGCTTCAGGTTTGTGTAATTCTTAAGTGGAAACTGTTATcgtattttttacttttattatGTTCCGTACTTCATTTACCTTGATCGTTATATCGTGAAGTGCTTATGTGTgtggttttattttatttttttttgtgcacttaTTTGTATTCCTCTTTGCAGCCTCTTTGTGTACCTTTTCGTAtacttggtttttttttttttttttactacttttttgttagttttttttttttttttttttggtagtATTTTCTTTCTACAAATTTGCTGACGCAACCAAATAGAACCAAACAAAGGGGGTAatcaaattaataaaaacaGTCAGAGATAAACCAaacaaagaaacaaaaaaaaaaaaaaaaaacatataggtatgtatatatatgtggtaaaaaaaaaaaaaacaacaaatgaAAGATAATGTTAGTGAACTTAAAATGACGTAcgtaaacaaaaattaaaaattagcACATAGACACATGGTAACAAATTTACATAGGCTTAAACAAAAAGTTGTTCAGGGGTATACAATTGATGTGTTATTGCAGAGTGGACTGctacggaaaaaaaagggggcgatAGTAAAATGGAATGGAAGCAAAATGCAAACGACGAGGAAACGAAGTGGCATGAATTAGCACGGAATGGCAAAAGGGGCGCATGGCAAGcggaacagaaaaagaaaaaattaaaactgaGCTAAGTGGCGTAAATATTAgggacaaaattaaaaattaaatgaatcACAAACTCTataaattttgagaaaacaAAAGGTCTTTAGCTCGAATACAGTTGGAGACATAGCAAGTGTTACATCTGCAGAAAGAACAACAAAACAAAgaggacaaaataaaaactatAGCTAATGTAGGTGTACAGAAAGTAAACTATCATTTTTGATGCAGAGTTATTGAAATGGCAATAAGTAGGatcgtttaatttttgttaaaatatcaTTTGTGCATTAATCATACACGTTTACGCGGTTAAGCGGTTGCGCAGTTAAGCGGCCAACCGGTCAAGCGGTAAACTGGTCAACTGGCCAACTGGCCAACTGTTCAAACACTTGTGCAAACATGGAACGTTGCAAAAAGATTAATTCCTGTCTACTCGCTCGAAGGTGCAAGTACACGAATGCAACATACATGCGTAGATACACGCGCAAACGCAcacataaatgtatatatgtgggGGCATCCACGCGTACGTAAGTACGTACAAAAACATACAACACAAAACAAATGGTATTATTTGCAATTCGGTCAGAGGTAATAGAATTGTTTTACTGTTTTACTGTTTTATTGttttgttgttttatttttttccttttttcttttttcattatttcgctttttcatatatttctctctctctcgcACTCTCAATTTTggaattttacaatttaaaacaaatgtTTGTANNNNNNNNNNNNNNNNNNNNNNNNNNNNNNNNNNNNNNNNNNNNNNNNNNNNNNNNNNNNNNNNNNNNNNNNNNNNNNNNNNNNNNNNNNNNNNNNNNNNNNNNNNNNNNNNNNNNNNNNNNNNNNNNNNNNNNNNNNNNNNNNNNNNNNNNNNNNNNNNNNNNNNNNNNNNNNNNNNNNNNNNNNNNNNNNNNNNNNNNNNNNNNNNNNNNNNNNNNNNNNNNNNNNNNNNNNNNNNNNNNNNNNNNNNNNNNNNNNNNNNNNNNNNNNNNNNNNNNNNNNNNNNNNNNNNNNNNNNNNNNNNNNNNNNNNNNNNNNNNNNNNNNNNNNNNNNNNNNNNNNNNNNNNNNNNNNNNNNNNNNNNNNNNNNNNNNNNNNNNNNNNNNNNNNNNNNNNNNNNNNNNNNNNNNNNNNNNNNNNNNNNNNNNNNNNNNNNNNNNNNNNNNNNNNNNNNNNNNNNNNNNNNNNNNNNNNNNNNNNNNNNNNNNNNNNNNNNNNNNNNNNNNNNNNNNNNNNNNNNNNNNNNNNNNNNNNNNNNNNNNNNNNNNNNNNNNNNNNNNNNNNNNNNNNNNNNNNNNNNGCATTTACAACACAAACTTTGgctagcaaaaaaaaaaaaaacaaagcacGATGTTATGTAGGACGTTACTTTCTTAACTTGTGAAATGTGCGCAGCAaaacacatgtgtgtattcacatataaaaattgttattggtgtcgaaaaaaaaaacttatgctttaaaatgtgtaaacGAGGTGGTATGGATGAATTTGTGTACTTTACTTtcgctcattttttgctttttttttttcactcatgAATGTTATGGATTTATGGcaagtttttctttttctttttctttttctttccctttctctttctgtttcttttttcctttttcgcgtTCGCATCTGTTGGTGGTTACGGCGTGCAACGTTTATATCACTCTTCGGAATAATGGTGACACTACTTCTTTGTTTCATTTAGAATGTAGAAAAGCGTTGGCATGGCGTTGAAGCTGCGATGGTAGCCCACGCTCaggtgcacatgtgtgtaagcgtgtgcgtgtgtacatatatgcgtgAAAGTACACATATGCGAGAAAGTACACATATGCGCGAAAGTACACATATGCGAGAAAGTACACATATGCAGGCGTGTCTGTATATGGGCGCATGGGCAAACGTGCATTCATCCAATCACTCATTCATTTGGCGATACACAAATGAACGCAATTTATGCACACGGCATTGCGCATGGGTGTGATTCTCTGCGCATTTGTCTGAATGGTTGCAATTATTACACAGTGGCTGCGCGGGCGGTACGCACGGATGGGTGTGAAAGCGTGTGGGTGAATGAAAACACATATGGgtggatgaaaaaatatatggacGGATGAAAAAACATATGGACGGATGTGAAAGCGTATGGACGGATGTGAAAGCGTGTGGACGGATGTGAAAGCGTATGGGTGGGTGTGCACATGTTCTGCTTCGCGTAAAAGGACAAACAAATGTATACCActatcttttcatttttttcactttggtAATTTCTGCAAAAGTGTGTAAAGTTTTCCTTGCTGGACTGGATTGGACTGGACAGGacatggcatttttttttttttgaacactGCTATGCAaagttgcattttttgaaacTTAGCTTTTCTTCTCACTTGcattttcccactttttcgtttttctattttgcattttgcgtctttccattttgcatttttccattttaatttcccccgCTCgtagcacatttttttttaactcatttACACTGTTGTTATTCACTGCTATCCAGTGCACTCCGTTTGCCGttttaaaaagcaaagaCAACAGTTAAATTCGGACGGGTTGTACCTTTTTCCAGAATTATATGTGGTCATAACGAAATGTATTCGTTGCAAAGGGCATGTGTAATTTGTGCTTTTGGTTTTCATGTAAAATTCcaggtgaattttttatgagtTGCGAACGTTGGCAGCACTGATGCGCGTTGGTGTAATTGTGCGTTTGTTATGTGACACACTTGGGAAGCTGCCCGATTGCGCAACTAATCACCTGTTTGATGGGTCGATTTGCCCCCACTGCCTCTTCACACATTTGTTGGTTTCCCCCTTGGCGCATTTCCTCCCTTGTTCGGTTCTCCTTCGCGGGTCAAATCCCCCAAAAGGGTAATAATTGCGTCCGCTTATTATTTTCGCCGTGTGAAAATTCTTTCTTATAAATGAGGGCGTTTCGCGATGCCAGCGCGTTATTTGGAGGTGGAAATTTGGTCAGGGTCCCTCAAGCAACGAACCGAGAGCTCAAACAAAGCAGCGCGATGCGAAAGGATGCGATGCGAAACGAATTGAGACAAAGTgacaaaggggggaagaaaaaccatGCGCGCgcagaagaagagaaaaacgagagcatatttttctttactaCTTTGCCGTGTGTTCCAATGCAGGGTCACACAGAACGCACGTTTCGCTTGCTGTTGTATTTTGTACTACCCGCGATGGAAATGCCCCCAAAAgtgtgtgtgcaaatgtgAGCGATGGGGTGAACACATACTACGAAATGCGCATGCAAAGTATCGGTATATGTGTCCATGTAAGTGGGCACAGAGAATTTCGAAAGGCCAGAAAATCTGTCCATCCCTTGGCTCATTTAAGTATTTAAAGCTGATCTGTTCACAATGACATATCAGATGAAGGCCACATAATCACTTATCATTTAAAGTGGTTTGTGGAATCGGTAACACGAAAAAgtaatcgaaaaaaaaaaaaaaggatcttacataaaaaaaaaagggggaggaaatgcAAGAAGAAGGGGTAAATTGAATGTATTGTCTTcgtcaaaataattttcctacatataaatatacatgtacatttcAGGCGTGATCATTTTATGGGgaaggggaatttttttttgctgcacaTATATTGTGTAGTTTGGAACCCATGATGGGGGGGAATTGatcttaatttttcctttcccttaggattgtttttatttctatatttttgtgttaaaGCTTTTTCCGGCGTAGCTTTCTTATGTGCCAGATCGACCTAGATGATGGACATGTTGTGGGCCGAGTTGTCCGATATGGTTTTTCCGCACAAGTGACATTTGCCCAATTTGTAGGCGCTAAAAAGGGGGtgataaaaaggggggatgcATGGAAGGAGGGATGCGAGAAGGAGGGATGAGAGGAAGGAGGGACGCGAGGAGGGAGGGGGTTCCTTTTGGGGATGGACGTGGTACTCACACATGGGAATTCCAATACGGGATGAACCCATCACAGATGAGTGTGCACATGTAGGCagatatgcacacatgcacgTGCACGTGCCACGTTGAGGCCCTCTAGCCGGCTAACCATGTAGAGCAGTATTTTCCGTCAAAGTGCAGTTGGCTGTTGCACTTTTTGCACTTGCTCCTGTTGGGGTTAAACCtagtggaagaaaaaggaaaaaaaagggaaaaaaaaggaaaaatgaagaagcgaaaagtTACAGCTTTAAGTGCACCCTTTAAATGACAAAAAGCAGTGTAGGTTAAAAGAGACGGGGAAAgacacaattttgtgcagTTCGATTGGACATACTTTTGCTTGTTGTTTCTATACTCCATCAGTTTGTTCCCTCCATAAGACCTGCTTGAGCCTATCGAGAAAAATGCATTgcgtgaattattttttttctggggaACAAGTTGCACATGTCCTATCTTTAAGAAATGGAATTGGTTCATCGTAAAGGGGGGTTCATAACGGCATAGTTTTGTTCAAAAGCGCGGAGAATATGACGCATTGATGGGTGGGGAGGGCACGAAAATACGCAtgaaattttgttcacataTAGATGTATACGTATGCTTATTTATCGATGAGGTCCCCTTCCTCGACGCACTTTGAACTGGTTAATGCGACATGCGGAAAAAGGACGcatgttgcaaaaaaaaataaaaaaaaaaacattactATTCTTTACGTCCGGGGTTGGCAGCTTTTTCAGCTTCTTTTCGCACTTATCACATGGCATTTTTCGGAAAAAATTTCGCGTTATATGAGTAGGAATTGGTTCCCTCCCCCAACAGAAAATGCTGCTGTGTGTTATTGACAATTCATTATTTGCGTGTTCGTTCGTCGTGCACGTGCGCCAGAGTTttatctatatatttttcctttttacgtttaaaaaattgttttacattttactTTACTTGGCTTTACTTCGCCTTTCTGTGCTTAGagtttaaaaatgggaaaaactttttttttttttttttaatttttacccGGTCAATATGTTGCCACATAAAAACATGTCGACATCATGTTGACATATCAGCGtagttcatcattttttttttttctccttttttatttttttttttatcataaaatgggtaaataaaaaagtggacTGAACTTATGCAAGGACGTAGAATGCGCACATGGTGCTTTGATGTGAAGGAGAgggtatatatgcataatacGGCGTTGATACAAGGAGgcactattttttatttttgtttttatactgtatgaaaaaaagcataaactCGTGAGgaaagcgtttttttttatatgtttgtCCCGCTCCCCACTGGTACATTCACATTCGCTAATTTTTAcacatacaatttttacaaaaaaaaaaaaaaaaaaaagcaaagtgaAGCGAAGTGAAGTAATGTTTAATAAATGGTTTATCCAAATTAAGCAAAAGGGTAGATAaaatggagggggggggtgcgaaaatatatataaaaagaacaacCTGTTCATGTATGCAGCGGCACACATTTGTATAATGCGATGCGCTGGACGGGTGGAGGGGGAGGTTTTTTATCGGATGCGACTTCAATCGGGGGTGCGTCGTTGGGCTAATCGAACAGGGGGTTGTACTGCACCTAAAAGGGGGGGTAGCCGAATTGGGAGGAAATTTCACGTGTGCGATCGTGGGGTGCGTTTTCACAACGTGTGCGATCGTGGGGTGTATTTTCACAACGTGTGTGATCGTGGGGCGCATTTGTATCAATACTTATGTGCTGCGCCCCTTTATGCGCGTTTTACGGTTCAAAGTTgttacctttttcttcatgggCTCCTTTTCGAACAAGTGCTTTCCCTTGGAATCTGGACGGTGGGGGGGAGCgacaaaatggagcaaacGTGATGTAATCGTGTTGCATTCGTGGCGTAATCGTGGGTGGAGCTTCCACTCGTGCGCGGCGGGCACCAGGTGGGCTCACACCCTCCGAGCTGCCGCAACTAATTTTGGTGCGAACCGCGTGGAGTGCTACATTTGGACCCTCGCGCAGTTACCGTTGAGCAGATTCTGCTGCATGTAGGTCGAGGAGGGCATCTTCTGATTTATCATGCCGCTGGGTTTCATCATATTTGAGTTCATGGAGGTGGGCGAGGCGTTCCGGTTTTGCATCATTGGGTTGCGCTTGCTGGGTTGGCggcggggggggggagaagaaaagtaTTGGTGGGCGGAATGGACATGTGGAGAGAGGTTCCCCGTGTGGAGAAGCCCCCTTGTGGAGAAGCCCCCTTGTGGAGAAGCCCCCGTGTGGAGAAGCCCCCGTGTGGAGAGCCCCCCCCTGTGGAGGCAGCGCGTACCTGATGGAGGGGCCATCTCCCAGGCTGTGCATACTGCCCTGCGAGGAGCTCATCGTTTGCTTGTACATCTGGGGGGCAGACTGCGAATTGCCGGTTTTTAAACTCTTCTGGAATTCAATCAAGTCCTGTTCATAGTTCGCATCGAAGAGGTCCAAATTGATGGAAGTGATATTGGGATCTTTGAGGAGAACCTGATTGGCTTTTTTGAGAATATCCAGCTGTCTATTCAGGTGTTCCCTTTCTTTAACAACATGAGGAGGTTCATTTAACAAATCGTAGAGTTTCTGTTCACTGTTTAAATCTGAGTACAACTCgaactgcattttttcttggaGTTTCCTAATGAGAAAGTAACCGATAATTTTGGGTACACTATCTCTCACATTCCGTAAGACAATATTAAAGTAGCAATCTAACCTCCGTCTGATTTCTTGAATAAACTGAGCATTATATctagtcttttttttctcttttgcatTCCACATATTCATAACAGACTTCTGAGCAGTGTTGACAAACTTGGCAGCCTTACCAGTAATATACTCCTGTTCACTCATCATATTGGAGTAGTACTTACTCTGcatgttattattattattattattatctaTATTTGAGTTGGATAGATTAGATTGttgccttttattttgtgatCTCTGATGAGAATTAAAGTCTTGACTACCACTTTCGTTATTTTGATCATCTTCATTAGCATTAATTATACTTCCATGTTCGATTAGGTAAGAAGAGTCATTagtgaataaataattgGTCTCTGCATCGATAAAATTTTCGAGTATATTATGagtgttttctttttctctgaGGAGTATTGTTTGAGACAGGTCTAGAACCTGTTCAGATAACTTGGGAAATCTTGTCAATACTCGgttagcaattttttgggACAGTATTTCTAAAGTCTGACTAACTTTATCTAGACAGTTAAACACTGGtgcattaattttttttaaatgtggtAGGATTAGGAATTCAAAAGTATCGGGGGAAGGGAATCCTGGCAAACTATCTCCTTCATGTAAACAAATGGCATCATCAATATCGTTATCGCTTAGTTCGCTTGTTACATTTTTCCCTACGTACTCGTCAAGGAACTCATTAAAAATGCTTCTAACTTTGAGTCCACAAATTATGTCATTATTTTCTATGAAGACTTGTAACCTCTTATCATATTTCCCctttaatgtatttttaaatatttcacaATAATCTGTAATCATGGACCATAGGAGTTGTGTCTTTTTCGTTGCATCCAAAGGAACGTTGGTTCCAAGTTCGTATAACTTATCATTAATGAGtctaattttatcatttatttcgACTTTAATATCtgggagaaaatttttgataTGTCTAAGGAGTACTTTGGTTAGCTTATCCGTGAGTGATGTCGTGCCGTAGAGTGTTGGAGGTAACTTCCTATAGACTGGGTGCgattgaaaaaatgctaattcGTCTTTTAACGATTGGGCTATTGATTTTCCACTTCTAATATCTGCTGTGGATCGGTTCACCACTCCTGTGTATCCCAACCTGAGAGTGATTTCATCATTCATTAACATTTTACTTGCATCTGCTCCTTTGTCCATTAAatcaatttttgtaattactCCTATTGTTCTTAACCCTTTTGGATCTAC
This genomic window contains:
- a CDS encoding hypothetical protein (putative), encoding MPCDKCEKKLKKLPTPDVKNSSSRSYGGNKLMEYRNNKQKFNPNRSKCKKCNSQLHFDGKYCSTCAYKLGKCHLCGKTISDNSAHNMSII
- a CDS encoding dynamin-like protein (putative), producing the protein MESNMYNNLRKLITVIDELRDIGLQKYINLPRICVVGTQSSGKSSVLESIVGLDFLPRGEGIVTRRPIEFRLIHIKEDSEIKHWAIFEDDKNKKFTDFNEVREHINNLTDELAGKNKGIIDEPIVLNIYSTSCPDLSLIDLPGITRVPLKNSDQTDDIERLTREMAFRYVKDPRTIILAVLPANADMSTSDALQIARKVDPKGLRTIGVITKIDLMDKGADASKMLMNDEITLRLGYTGVVNRSTADIRSGKSIAQSLKDELAFFQSHPVYRKLPPTLYGTTSLTDKLTKVLLRHIKNFLPDIKVEINDKIRLINDKLYELGTNVPLDATKKTQLLWSMITDYCEIFKNTLKGKYDKRLQVFIENNDIICGLKVRSIFNEFLDEYVGKNVTSELSDNDIDDAICLHEGDSLPGFPSPDTFEFLILPHLKKINAPVFNCLDKVSQTLEILSQKIANRVLTRFPKLSEQVLDLSQTILLREKENTHNILENFIDAETNYLFTNDSSYLIEHGSIINANEDDQNNESGSQDFNSHQRSQNKRQQSNLSNSNIDNNNNNNNMQSKYYSNMMSEQEYITGKAAKFVNTAQKSVMNMWNAKEKKKTRYNAQFIQEIRRRLDCYFNIVLRNVRDSVPKIIGYFLIRKLQEKMQFELYSDLNSEQKLYDLLNEPPHVVKEREHLNRQLDILKKANQVLLKDPNITSINLDLFDANYEQDLIEFQKSLKTGNSQSAPQMYKQTMSSSQGSMHSLGDGPSISKRNPMMQNRNASPTSMNSNMMKPSGMINQKMPSSTYMQQNLLNDSKGKHLFEKEPMKKKVQYNPLFD